One region of Emys orbicularis isolate rEmyOrb1 chromosome 4, rEmyOrb1.hap1, whole genome shotgun sequence genomic DNA includes:
- the GSKIP gene encoding GSK3B-interacting protein isoform X2, producing MQTSILDSLGTSRMETDYNPMELSSNTGFEEDSEYKDIEGTDVKDMRLEAEAVVNDVLFAVSNMFVSKNLPCAEDVAYINVETRERNRYCLELTEAGLRVVGYAFDQADDGLQTAYHETVYSLLDSLSPAYREAFGNALLQRLEALKRDGQS from the exons ATGCAGACATCAATTCTTGACTCATTGGGGACCAGCAG AATGGAGACTGATTACAATCCCATGGAGTTGTCCAGTAACACAGGGTTTGAAGAAGATTCTGAATATAAGGACATTGAAGGAACAGATGTGAAGGATATGAGACTAGAGGCGGAAGCTGTTGTGAATGATGTTCTGTTTGCTGTCAGCAACATGTTTGTCTCAAAAAACCTTCCATGTGCAGAGGATGTGGCATATATCAATGTGGAGACAAGGGAAAGAAACAGATATTGCCTGGAGCTCACAGAAGCAGGACTTAGG GTGGTGGGTTATGCTTTTGACCAGGCTGATGATGGCTTACAAACTGCGTATCATGAGACTGTCTACTCTTTATTGGACTCTCTTAGCCCAGCATATCGTGAAGCTTTTGGAAATGCACTGCTACAGAGACTGGAAGCTTTGAAAAGGGATGGGCAATCATGA
- the GSKIP gene encoding GSK3B-interacting protein isoform X3 — METDYNPMELSSNTGFEEDSEYKDIEGTDVKDMRLEAEAVVNDVLFAVSNMFVSKNLPCAEDVAYINVETRERNRYCLELTEAGLRVVGYAFDQADDGLQTAYHETVYSLLDSLSPAYREAFGNALLQRLEALKRDGQS; from the exons ATGGAGACTGATTACAATCCCATGGAGTTGTCCAGTAACACAGGGTTTGAAGAAGATTCTGAATATAAGGACATTGAAGGAACAGATGTGAAGGATATGAGACTAGAGGCGGAAGCTGTTGTGAATGATGTTCTGTTTGCTGTCAGCAACATGTTTGTCTCAAAAAACCTTCCATGTGCAGAGGATGTGGCATATATCAATGTGGAGACAAGGGAAAGAAACAGATATTGCCTGGAGCTCACAGAAGCAGGACTTAGG GTGGTGGGTTATGCTTTTGACCAGGCTGATGATGGCTTACAAACTGCGTATCATGAGACTGTCTACTCTTTATTGGACTCTCTTAGCCCAGCATATCGTGAAGCTTTTGGAAATGCACTGCTACAGAGACTGGAAGCTTTGAAAAGGGATGGGCAATCATGA
- the GSKIP gene encoding GSK3B-interacting protein isoform X1: MRRKSEWLAKLLLSGRRRRTRGAFVADRMETDYNPMELSSNTGFEEDSEYKDIEGTDVKDMRLEAEAVVNDVLFAVSNMFVSKNLPCAEDVAYINVETRERNRYCLELTEAGLRVVGYAFDQADDGLQTAYHETVYSLLDSLSPAYREAFGNALLQRLEALKRDGQS, translated from the exons ATGAGGCGGAAGTCGGAGTGGTTGGCAAAGCTCCTCCTCAGCGGCCGTAGAAGACGGACGAGAGGCGCGTTTGTGGCGGACAG AATGGAGACTGATTACAATCCCATGGAGTTGTCCAGTAACACAGGGTTTGAAGAAGATTCTGAATATAAGGACATTGAAGGAACAGATGTGAAGGATATGAGACTAGAGGCGGAAGCTGTTGTGAATGATGTTCTGTTTGCTGTCAGCAACATGTTTGTCTCAAAAAACCTTCCATGTGCAGAGGATGTGGCATATATCAATGTGGAGACAAGGGAAAGAAACAGATATTGCCTGGAGCTCACAGAAGCAGGACTTAGG GTGGTGGGTTATGCTTTTGACCAGGCTGATGATGGCTTACAAACTGCGTATCATGAGACTGTCTACTCTTTATTGGACTCTCTTAGCCCAGCATATCGTGAAGCTTTTGGAAATGCACTGCTACAGAGACTGGAAGCTTTGAAAAGGGATGGGCAATCATGA